One genomic region from Rosa rugosa chromosome 1, drRosRugo1.1, whole genome shotgun sequence encodes:
- the LOC133740007 gene encoding uncharacterized protein LOC133740007: MIKLPIRRMTEMESAGEYHIGPDESYRSLPSVYLAFLTIWFISACSWTFNTYKNRHLQSNNLQWTLTSVPLIKALQLTLSFLFWYSCFHLQICSLWMSFGVYVTGVIFQTASFVSFLLISHGYCIMCERLSVTERRTTASLGCVFYLTLVGYRASVPYFSVLLLLNYFISFYVIFHHISQNLLVLREQLSFIDNEDVHAMHDAVYTKYIMFKKFQGAMQIVAMAETVIYINMDDSSENYWIRLLVREWAQFCIFVYIGWTFRSRDLAPRFSVMPTLKSKGELAVAPIYSIEMDAETFRDFTRHEWHIGVPTVKSSDESSKDSVLVIIQHPRAFRLTEAGAGKSSQSQA; the protein is encoded by the exons ATGATTAAGCTTCCGATTCGGAGAATGACGGAAATGGAGAGCGCCGGAGAGTATCATATCGGCCCCGACGAGTCGTACCGGTCTCTGCCGTCGGTTTACTTGGCCTTCTTGACAATCTGGTTCATCTCCGCCTGCTCCTGGACCTTCAACACCTACAAAAACCGACACCTCCAG TCGAATAATTTGCAGTGGACGCTCACATCTGTACCATTAATTAAAGCCTTGCAACTCACATTGTCTTTCCTCTTCTG GTATTCATGCTTTCATCTACAGATATGCTCTCTGTGGATGTCATTTGGGGTGTATGTAACTGGAGTGATATTTCAAACAGCTTCTTTTGTGTCCTTTTTACTCATATCTCATGGTTACTGCATCATGTGCGAGCGTCTTTCAGTGACTGAGCGGCGTACTACTGCTTCCCTTGGCTGTGTGTTTTACTTGACTCTAGTTGGATACAGAGCTTCTGTACCTTATTTTTCT GTCCTGCTGCTGCTTAACTATTTTATCTCATTCTACGTGATATTCCACCATATATCTCAAAATCTGTTAGTGTTGCGGGAACAGTTAAGTTTCATAGATAATGAGGATGTGCATGCAATGCATGATGCAGTCTATACAAAGTACATCATGTTCAA AAAATTCCAAGGTGCAATGCAGATAGTAGCCATGGCAGAGACTGTG ATATATATTAACATGGATGACTCATCAGAAAATTACTGGATTCGATTATTAGTTCGAGAGTGGGCACAGTTCTGCATCTTTGTTTACATAGG GTGGACTTTTAGGTCAAGGGACTTGGCACCACGTTTTTCAGTTATGCCAACTTTGAAATCTAAAGGGGAACTAGCAGTCGCTCCCATTTATAGCATT GAAATGGATGCAGAAACGTTCAGAGATTTTACTCGGCATGAATGGCACATTGGTGTG CCAACtgtaaaatcttctgatgagagCTCAAAGGATTCTGTCTTGGTAATAATTCAGCATCCTCGTGCATTTAGGCTGACCGAAGCTGGAGCTGGAAAATCTTCTCAAAGCCAAGCTTAG